In Lolium perenne isolate Kyuss_39 chromosome 5, Kyuss_2.0, whole genome shotgun sequence, the sequence GGGTCCATGTACCCAAGCGTCCCGGCTGCGCCCGTCATGAGCGATTCCCGGCCGTCGCACACAAACCTTGCTAGCCTGAAATCACCGAGCTTGGCTTTGAAGGACACGTCCAGCATGATATTGCTCGGCTTGATGTCCCTGTGGACGACACACTGCTCCATCTCTTGGTGTAGATATAACAGCGCGGAGCCAAGGCCAAGCGCGACCTCATACCTGACTGTCCATggcaggaggtggtggtggtctggCTTGTACAAGTGAGCATCCAGGCTGCCGTTGGCCATCAGTTCGTAAACGAGCAGGAGATCGTCATCATTGCCACCATTGAACCATCCAAGGAGCTGCACAAGATTTCTATGTCGGAGCTGGCTGATTATCTTCACCTCAGAAACAAACTCCTTCCAGCCCTGGCGGGAGCTCTTGGACACTTTCTTTATGGCGATGTGGAGGTTTGCATCTGTAATGAACCCCCGGAAGACAGACCCGAAGCCTCCTTCACCTAGCTTGTTCCCGCTGGAAAAGCCGTCGATGGCAGCCGCGAGCTCATGGTATGTGAATCGCCTGGGGCCAGTCCCTTGCTCCAGCTCGTCGTGATATAGTCTTTTTCCGCGGAAGTAGGCCATCTCTTTCAGCAGCGCTGATCTTGTGAAGACCTTGGCCGCTGATCTTGTGAAGACTCTGGCCGCAGCCATGCGCCTTTGCCACCAGTTCAACATGTACCGCACAGATAGGCCAATCATGCAGAGCACGAGCACCATTGCACCGACGACAAGGCCCATGATGATAGCCACCTTTCGTTGTCGCTGTTTTTGGCGCTCCTGCTTTTCGTGCTCCTGTTTTTGGCGCTCAATACTGCGTTCTGACTTCTTGGCTGCCCGGTCGCTACTCGTCTCATAAATCTCGTTGTCCCATCTATGGACCAAATCCTGAACCAAAGGCTTTTTGGTGGTGATGAAATAAATCAGGTAGCAACTGTATCCCTTGATGGCACCGCTGCTGTTGGTCGGCAAGAATCGCGGCAGCTGATCAGTGAAGTTGGAGAGGCAACGCAGGCACTCGCTTGCTAGCAGGTCCCTTGTGCACTGCACCCCCGCGGTCATCTCCTGTGCATCGTTGAGCTGTTGGATGTCCCAAGCAACTCGCCCAGCCGATAACCCAGCCCTCTCCGCGAGCCGACGAAACAACTCGAACCTTGTGCGACTCATGCCAGCAGTATCGAGGAGATACGCTGCAAGTGTAACTGCATCACTGTAATATGGTGGTATTTGTTGCTCGATGGCAAGGTCGGCGACGGAGAAGAACGATTCGTTGGAGAACCGAAGGGTGCAGGCGCCATAGACAGCACGAACCGTTCGGCTGTGCGGGCACAACTTCGTGATTCCCTCTGGCACACCGGTAAGGCAGTCCACGCACTCGGTGTCAGTGCTGTCGGCGTAGCACATGACGAGGCCGAATACCTCATCGACCTCTGCACCGACCGTGCCATTGAAGAAGCCACCGTTCTGCGCGGCGGCCATGGGGATCGCCAAAAGGAGGTTGTAGAGGTTCTTGTGGTACTGACTTCCATTGCTGTAGTTCCCAGCAGTTGAGCATGAGACTACGGATGGCCGCAGGGTCTTGCTACCGTTGACGGCAACGCAAATAGCGCAGGCATGCAAAGAGAAAAAATGGAATTTTaagggtagcactcaagcaatttactttggaatggcagagaaataccatgtagtaggtaggtatggtggacacaaatggcatagttattggctcaaggattttggatgcatgagaagtattccctctcaatgcaaggcttaggctagcaaggttatttgaagcaaacacaagtatgaaccggtacagcaaaactcacataaaaacatattgcaagcattataagactctacactgtcttccttgttgctcaaacccttaccagaaaatatctagaccttagagagaccaatcatgcaaatcaaattttagcaagctctatgtatttcttcactaataggtgcaaagtatatgatgcaagagcttaaacatgatccatatgagcacaacaattgccaagtatcacattattcaaaacattataccaattaccacatgtagcattttctgtttccaaccatataacaatgaacgaagcagtttcaaccttcgccatgaacattaaaagctaagaacacatgtgttcatatgaaccagcggagcgtgtctctctctcacacaagcatttattcagagaatgaaaataacaaaaacgaaaataaaagcacacagacgctccaagtaatgtacataagatgtgacggaataaaaatatagtttcaatagaagaaacctgataaattgttgatgaagaaggggatgccttgggcatccccaagcttagacgcttgagtcttcttggaatatgcagggatgaaccacgggggcatccccaagcttagacttttcactcttcttaatcatatatcatcctcctctcttgacccttgaaaacttcctccacaccaa encodes:
- the LOC127303151 gene encoding uncharacterized protein, coding for MAAAQNGGFFNGTVGAEVDEVFGLVMCYADSTDTECVDCLTGVPEGITKLCPHSRTVRAVYGACTLRFSNESFFSVADLAIEQQIPPYYSDAVTLAAYLLDTAGMSRTRFELFRRLAERAGLSAGRVAWDIQQLNDAQEMTAGVQCTRDLLASECLRCLSNFTDQLPRFLPTNSSGAIKGYSCYLIYFITTKKPLVQDLVHRWDNEIYETSSDRAAKKSERSIERQKQEHEKQERQKQRQRKVAIIMGLVVGAMVLVLCMIGLSVRYMLNWWQRRMAAARVFTRSAAKVFTRSALLKEMAYFRGKRLYHDELEQGTGPRRFTYHELAAAIDGFSSGNKLGEGGFGSVFRGFITDANLHIAIKKVSKSSRQGWKEFVSEVKIISQLRHRNLVQLLGWFNGGNDDDLLLVYELMANGSLDAHLYKPDHHHLLPWTVRYEVALGLGSALLYLHQEMEQCVVHRDIKPSNIMLDVSFKAKLGDFRLARFVCDGRESLMTGAAGTLGYMDPKCVFSGTASMESDVFGVVLLEIACCRRPAVVRDDDEGAVIHLVQWVWEAYGQGAILEAADVRLDGKFVEQEMERVMVVGLWCGHPDPVLRPSMRQAVSVLRLETPLPSLPVKMPVPAYMRPPLADDSFGSLGNTGGISSGDTSTTHSTRNKVELMIVNHDI